From a region of the Pukyongiella litopenaei genome:
- a CDS encoding phage tail fiber protein — protein sequence MSAKSNYAETLALTFLLTTDPVTRPTAWYVALHTGAPGEDGTNAELAGNGYTRQAATFSVTGDAATNDAQILFGPATASWGSVSHFSVWDANSAGNCLYQGALDETKSYGINDEVKFPPAALVINEA from the coding sequence ATGTCTGCAAAATCCAACTATGCCGAAACGCTGGCGCTGACGTTCCTGCTCACCACAGACCCGGTGACGCGCCCGACAGCCTGGTATGTCGCGCTGCACACCGGCGCACCGGGCGAGGACGGCACGAATGCTGAACTGGCCGGCAACGGCTATACCCGCCAGGCCGCCACCTTCAGCGTCACCGGTGACGCCGCCACCAATGACGCGCAAATCCTGTTTGGCCCCGCCACGGCCAGTTGGGGCAGCGTCAGTCATTTCTCGGTGTGGGACGCCAACAGCGCAGGCAATTGCCTCTACCAGGGTGCGCTCGACGAGACCAAGAGCTACGGCATCAATGACGAGGTGAAGTTCCCGCCCGCCGCTCTCGTCATCAACGAGGCCTGA
- a CDS encoding phage tail protein I, whose product MSDLPTLLPPNAQPIEYALEQFSSRQAGLPLPTTKLWNVDSCPATLLPWLAWALSVDNWDASWPEGTKRAAVAASIEIHRRKGSVASVRDAIAAFGFGVAAIVEGWGGYIYDGTLTYDGAETYGAPDHWAEYRVYLVRPITIAQAEQLRAILKNVAPARCHLAGLHFTEVAHTYDGTIDYDGAYSYGVA is encoded by the coding sequence ATGTCTGATCTGCCTACGCTTCTGCCACCCAACGCACAGCCCATCGAGTATGCCCTCGAACAGTTCTCGTCGCGCCAGGCGGGCCTGCCGCTACCAACCACGAAGCTCTGGAACGTGGATAGCTGCCCGGCGACCCTCTTGCCGTGGCTGGCCTGGGCGCTCTCGGTCGATAACTGGGATGCGTCCTGGCCAGAAGGGACGAAGCGTGCAGCTGTGGCCGCGTCGATCGAAATCCACCGCAGGAAAGGATCGGTCGCGTCCGTGCGCGATGCGATTGCGGCCTTCGGATTTGGCGTGGCGGCAATCGTCGAAGGCTGGGGTGGCTACATCTATGACGGAACACTCACCTACGACGGTGCCGAGACCTATGGCGCCCCCGATCACTGGGCCGAGTACCGCGTCTATCTGGTCAGGCCGATCACCATTGCGCAGGCTGAGCAGCTGCGCGCGATCCTGAAGAACGTCGCCCCAGCGCGATGCCACCTGGCCGGCCTCCACTTCACGGAGGTTGCCCACACTTATGACGGCACCATCGATTACGACGGCGCCTATTCCTATGGAGTTGCCTGA
- a CDS encoding KAP family P-loop NTPase fold protein: protein MKLHPPDPEIDLYETGFGAADPFSRIETGKSLSDLVERVEDPLVVALDGGWGSGKTWFLKRWVGAHRLENDGRANTVYFDAFAHDFMDDPLIALTGVIGDRLPQKDETKAWSKVKKAAARLTRPVVRIGLAAATGGATEFAGPVMDAAVEATSKEIEAATRAFWSREDGKRAAMEQFRAALVELTNTGVMEHEDPVPLVVVVDELDRCRPDYALALLEIIKHFFSVPNVHFVLGVSLEALGHSVRARYGTGIDADRYLRKFISISLQLPENSNDHNNKPFVMSYFHQMATRMGIGSKTIEIFDRHLDLVAGSQSLTMRDMNQILSRLALVKSSVFSRSAWGWGEALSSMILFRFAEPAMERKALDGNLTVGEVRAFYGISSDMLDEDKKDTFKRSASVISSLWEFVITNGAKPEKYRDQFSKGFDTTWGIDNARDVPHIVLRDYLDKFILLVQKQ from the coding sequence ATGAAGCTCCATCCGCCCGATCCCGAGATAGACCTCTACGAGACCGGCTTTGGCGCCGCCGATCCGTTTAGTCGGATCGAAACGGGCAAGTCTCTCTCAGACCTTGTGGAAAGAGTCGAGGACCCGCTTGTCGTTGCACTTGATGGTGGATGGGGCAGTGGCAAGACGTGGTTTCTGAAACGTTGGGTAGGAGCTCACAGGCTCGAAAACGATGGCCGCGCGAACACAGTCTATTTCGACGCCTTTGCTCATGATTTCATGGATGATCCGTTAATCGCCCTAACGGGCGTAATTGGTGATCGCCTTCCCCAGAAGGACGAGACGAAGGCTTGGTCCAAGGTGAAGAAGGCGGCTGCCAGGCTTACAAGACCGGTCGTCCGTATCGGGTTGGCTGCCGCCACCGGCGGGGCAACAGAATTTGCTGGACCTGTTATGGACGCCGCAGTTGAGGCGACCAGCAAAGAGATTGAAGCAGCCACAAGGGCTTTCTGGTCACGCGAGGATGGCAAGCGAGCCGCGATGGAGCAGTTTCGTGCTGCCTTGGTCGAGTTGACCAACACGGGGGTTATGGAACACGAAGATCCAGTTCCGCTTGTCGTGGTCGTGGATGAACTCGACCGCTGCCGCCCGGACTACGCGCTGGCACTCCTGGAAATCATCAAGCACTTCTTCTCGGTACCCAACGTCCATTTTGTGCTCGGTGTCAGCCTCGAAGCCCTCGGGCACAGCGTCAGGGCACGTTACGGAACCGGGATAGACGCTGATCGGTATCTACGCAAATTCATCTCGATTTCTCTGCAACTCCCTGAAAACTCAAACGACCACAACAACAAGCCGTTTGTCATGAGCTATTTCCACCAAATGGCCACGAGAATGGGAATTGGCTCAAAGACGATCGAGATTTTCGACCGACATCTGGATTTGGTTGCCGGATCGCAATCGCTCACGATGCGCGATATGAACCAAATCCTGAGCAGACTGGCGTTAGTGAAATCCAGCGTCTTCTCTCGATCGGCATGGGGATGGGGCGAAGCTCTGAGCTCAATGATCCTGTTCCGCTTCGCCGAACCGGCAATGGAACGGAAAGCTCTGGATGGCAACCTCACAGTGGGCGAGGTGCGGGCATTCTACGGCATCAGTAGCGATATGCTCGATGAAGACAAGAAAGATACCTTCAAGCGTTCAGCTTCGGTGATCTCATCGCTTTGGGAGTTCGTTATCACCAACGGCGCAAAGCCCGAAAAATACCGCGATCAATTTTCCAAGGGATTCGACACAACTTGGGGAATAGATAACGCGCGAGATGTGCCGCACATTGTCCTTAGAGACTATTTGGACAAGTTCATTCTTCTGGTGCAAAAGCAGTAG
- a CDS encoding phage tail assembly protein, with protein MNEGNKWIVEHDDGSVTVKFDDRPLMIDGTEVKSLLMREPTVNDQLIADKGTSSSPEGEIALIANLCEIAPETVRGITMRQYRRLQDALTGFMG; from the coding sequence ATGAACGAGGGGAATAAATGGATTGTCGAGCACGATGACGGCTCGGTAACCGTGAAATTCGACGATCGGCCGTTGATGATCGACGGGACCGAGGTCAAAAGCCTGTTGATGCGCGAACCGACGGTCAATGACCAACTGATCGCCGACAAGGGTACGAGCAGCTCACCCGAGGGCGAGATCGCGCTCATCGCCAACCTTTGCGAAATCGCGCCGGAAACGGTGCGTGGAATCACGATGCGGCAGTATCGGCGCCTGCAGGACGCTCTCACGGGTTTTATGGGCTGA
- a CDS encoding GPW/gp25 family protein encodes MYGISATTGRKLGGIDHLRQSIRDILTTPLGSRVMRRDYGSRLFDLIDTPYSSATRLAIIAATAEALITWEPRIEVEDVKLRTYEPGHIIIDLTGRYLPDGREVSIEGIEVG; translated from the coding sequence ATGTACGGGATCAGCGCCACCACTGGCCGGAAACTCGGCGGAATAGATCACCTTCGCCAGTCCATCCGGGATATCTTGACGACACCATTGGGGTCGCGCGTGATGCGCCGCGACTATGGTTCCCGTCTCTTTGACTTGATCGACACCCCTTATTCATCGGCAACGCGGCTCGCGATCATCGCGGCAACGGCCGAGGCGTTGATCACCTGGGAACCGCGCATCGAGGTCGAGGACGTCAAGCTTCGAACCTATGAGCCCGGACATATCATTATCGACCTCACCGGCCGCTATCTGCCCGATGGCCGCGAGGTCTCGATCGAGGGGATCGAGGTCGGATGA
- a CDS encoding BppU family phage baseplate upper protein: protein MADFYIKQGDTRPALEAVLMDAKGNPVDLTGATARLHLARNGKVVVDAPCIIVDAPAGLVRYQWAVGDTDQPGAYAAEIEVTDAGGGVETCPNNRHWLIEVVSDIA, encoded by the coding sequence ATGGCGGATTTTTACATCAAACAGGGCGACACCAGACCGGCACTGGAAGCGGTGCTGATGGATGCGAAAGGAAATCCGGTGGATCTGACCGGCGCCACCGCCCGGCTGCACCTGGCGCGCAATGGCAAGGTCGTTGTCGATGCTCCCTGCATCATCGTGGATGCCCCGGCCGGTCTGGTTCGCTACCAATGGGCTGTTGGTGATACTGATCAGCCCGGCGCCTACGCCGCCGAGATCGAGGTCACCGACGCCGGCGGCGGCGTGGAGACGTGCCCAAACAACCGTCATTGGTTGATCGAGGTAGTGAGTGATATCGCCTGA
- a CDS encoding baseplate assembly protein, with the protein MSAFTAINLDKLPAPEIVDRKAFETILAEVKAWLIGREPTLEPVLALESEPLSKVLEAWAYREMLVRAEVDDAARGNMLAFATGAQLDHLATFYGVERQVVQEADEDAVPPVPEILEDDARFRQRVQLAPEGMTTAGSRGSYVFWGLAASPKVKDIDVASDTPGEVQITVLSTEGDGTADAPLLAAVSAQLNDDEVRPVCDTVDVQAATITAYTLEAALTLYEGPDSEVVRQAAEDAVTAYVIDHHRLGHDITVSGLHAALHQVGVQNVTLTSPAADIIVAASEAAHCTSVTVSVGGYDV; encoded by the coding sequence ATGAGCGCGTTTACCGCCATCAATCTGGACAAGCTGCCCGCGCCCGAAATTGTAGATCGGAAGGCGTTTGAAACGATTCTCGCCGAGGTGAAGGCATGGCTGATCGGCCGGGAGCCGACACTTGAACCGGTGCTGGCGCTCGAAAGCGAGCCGCTCTCAAAAGTGCTTGAGGCCTGGGCCTATCGCGAAATGCTGGTGCGCGCTGAAGTCGATGACGCGGCCCGCGGAAACATGCTCGCCTTTGCAACCGGCGCCCAGCTCGACCACCTGGCGACCTTCTACGGAGTAGAGCGACAGGTTGTGCAAGAGGCGGACGAGGACGCCGTCCCGCCGGTGCCAGAGATCCTCGAGGACGATGCGCGGTTTCGGCAACGCGTCCAGTTGGCGCCCGAAGGTATGACCACCGCTGGCTCCAGGGGTTCATATGTCTTCTGGGGGCTGGCCGCTTCGCCAAAGGTCAAGGATATCGATGTCGCCTCGGACACACCCGGCGAAGTGCAGATTACGGTGCTATCGACCGAGGGCGACGGAACGGCAGACGCCCCTCTTTTGGCTGCGGTTTCGGCGCAGCTGAACGACGATGAGGTTCGCCCGGTCTGCGACACAGTCGACGTCCAGGCGGCGACGATCACCGCCTACACGCTCGAGGCGGCGCTCACGCTTTACGAGGGGCCGGATTCGGAGGTTGTACGGCAGGCCGCAGAGGATGCCGTGACAGCCTATGTGATTGATCACCACCGGCTCGGGCATGACATTACCGTTTCCGGTCTACATGCGGCGCTGCACCAGGTTGGTGTTCAGAACGTGACGCTTACCAGCCCGGCTGCCGATATTATCGTTGCGGCCTCGGAAGCGGCCCATTGCACTTCGGTCACGGTCTCCGTCGGTGGATACGATGTCTGA
- a CDS encoding phage major tail tube protein, translating to MAAEDILKYLNLIVDGRGYAGKIEEYNPPDLTVSTEEFRGGGMDAPIDIDMGQEKMTCSFVLTSYDADVLALWGVKIGAPFQLTARGSLENLDGATTPVAHHMHGKMISLARGTWGSGNKPSLTCTVSLRYYREVHGQRTINEIDVINLVRVINGVDQLAEHRANIGL from the coding sequence ATGGCTGCCGAGGACATTCTCAAGTATCTGAACCTGATCGTCGACGGCCGTGGCTATGCCGGCAAGATCGAGGAATACAATCCCCCCGATCTCACCGTCTCGACCGAAGAGTTCCGCGGCGGCGGCATGGACGCGCCGATCGACATCGACATGGGCCAGGAGAAGATGACCTGCTCCTTCGTCCTTACGTCCTACGACGCCGACGTGCTGGCGCTCTGGGGCGTAAAGATCGGCGCCCCGTTCCAGCTCACCGCCCGTGGTTCGCTCGAGAACCTGGACGGTGCCACAACCCCCGTCGCCCATCACATGCACGGCAAGATGATTTCGCTTGCCCGTGGCACCTGGGGTTCCGGCAACAAACCGTCGCTGACCTGCACCGTGAGCCTGCGCTACTACCGCGAGGTCCACGGCCAACGGACGATCAACGAAATCGACGTCATCAACCTGGTGCGTGTCATCAACGGTGTCGATCAGCTCGCCGAACATCGCGCCAACATCGGCCTGTAA
- a CDS encoding DUF2793 domain-containing protein, with protein sequence MADLTETPIWPAGIFQLENTDPVMAGVPNRATRVGGPNIGLQETANRTSFLKSLISGAHRTVQAISNDPPGVPVAGVVWVIGDTPTGAWAGRDGEVAIWSGDAWLITAPPNGMTITDAAGDDWRWNQTGGVWLPWQATDARPGPVRLATATEALHGEANDLAVTPATLAAAMGLSSAGLPLYLELSNAGETDQVVPEDVYTRCENMVVKGGNAGTLWDGARFTVDASSLGVYGVVNAINLAGETSEQGQTRKNGTTIADYFMGSTTGGGNVVTLTNFALMTTPGDYIEFYHRHASGEAKINSGSRAQFYRLLPYTPPA encoded by the coding sequence ATGGCAGATTTGACCGAGACACCCATCTGGCCGGCGGGAATATTCCAGCTGGAAAACACCGATCCGGTAATGGCTGGCGTACCGAACAGGGCAACCCGCGTCGGCGGCCCAAACATCGGTCTCCAGGAAACCGCCAATCGCACGAGCTTTCTGAAGTCCTTGATCTCCGGTGCGCACCGGACGGTGCAAGCGATTTCGAACGATCCGCCCGGCGTGCCGGTGGCGGGTGTGGTCTGGGTCATTGGCGACACTCCGACCGGGGCGTGGGCCGGACGTGACGGCGAAGTTGCAATCTGGAGCGGGGATGCCTGGCTGATTACCGCACCGCCGAACGGTATGACGATTACCGACGCTGCCGGTGACGACTGGCGATGGAATCAGACTGGTGGGGTGTGGTTGCCCTGGCAGGCCACCGACGCCCGACCCGGGCCCGTCCGCCTGGCCACCGCCACTGAGGCGCTGCACGGCGAGGCCAATGATCTGGCGGTCACACCTGCAACATTGGCAGCGGCCATGGGGCTGAGCAGCGCCGGCCTGCCGCTCTATCTCGAACTGTCGAACGCCGGCGAAACCGATCAGGTCGTTCCCGAAGACGTCTACACCCGCTGCGAGAACATGGTGGTCAAGGGTGGCAACGCGGGCACCCTGTGGGATGGCGCGCGATTCACCGTCGATGCTTCGTCGCTGGGTGTCTACGGCGTCGTGAACGCGATCAACCTTGCTGGTGAAACTTCCGAACAGGGGCAGACCAGGAAGAACGGCACGACCATCGCCGACTACTTTATGGGCTCCACCACCGGCGGCGGGAACGTTGTGACGTTGACGAATTTCGCGCTCATGACGACACCCGGCGACTACATCGAATTCTACCACCGCCATGCCTCTGGCGAGGCCAAGATCAACAGCGGTTCCAGGGCGCAATTCTACCGCCTTCTGCCCTACACACCACCTGCATAA
- a CDS encoding phage tail tape measure protein, whose amino-acid sequence MSSKNQRLKATITIGSVLDQSVKRNVGFLKSGLNQVGNSIKEVERRQRELDRQRNVLKRQGKSVEHLNREYEQLERQLRDLRRAQERWNRAAAASRRVGSTFSRMTADIGRNARRLAIGAGLAGGAIFGLAASTAELGDNAAKTADKLGIGIEELQELRYAAERSGVSTAAFDTALEKMQKNLGEAATGTGTAKDALEQLGLSAEQLITMTPEDALGVIADRMGSVETAAERAAIANDIFGRSGVGMINMLRGGARGLDQLREAARRTGYVLSEQAARDAEVFQDQLLDTKLVMAGLKNTVGSELMPVITGSMRRIGDALVANRTDVQRWAKSFAGGVERALPLIGEVATGLGRVTSKVWGLAESTARMVGGWENFGIMIGAVLASRTVVRVAQFGAAVFSLGKAMLALTTTTPLVVGGIRAIGAALIANPIGLAIAAIAGGAFLIYQNWENVGPWFIDRWNDVRTTFGGFADFVGGVFTGDLGRAWDGVKATWSGANAFWQGIWDGVGAVFKAAWFNVIKPVTDALGITEPIERAWSTLQSGIDTVLGAIGDVFDTVWANTIKPVIDGLGSVESVGAAWEEMKTALGSVLDWIGSKFEWLDTIITPVIDGLRWAKDKGGGVLRALGLGDDDEKGDAAQGKALGGAFRPGWLLTGERGPELKFENRSGYVANNRALRQLAGYADRAGSLFSPPRINERSAGRAAQVEALFARAAVPARAQSAANQVTQHITYTINAAGASAEDVIRLVERKSRMAAGNGLFDRAPATGPYGR is encoded by the coding sequence ATGAGCAGTAAGAACCAACGTCTCAAGGCCACGATCACGATTGGTTCGGTTCTCGACCAATCGGTGAAACGCAATGTCGGCTTCCTGAAATCGGGACTCAACCAGGTCGGCAACTCGATCAAGGAAGTCGAGCGCCGACAGCGCGAGCTGGACCGGCAGAGGAACGTCCTGAAGCGACAGGGCAAGTCGGTCGAACACCTCAATCGCGAATACGAGCAGCTCGAGCGGCAGCTTCGGGACCTGCGTCGCGCCCAGGAACGGTGGAACCGCGCCGCAGCCGCTTCCCGGCGCGTCGGTTCTACGTTCAGCAGAATGACGGCCGATATCGGGCGAAATGCCCGCCGACTCGCAATCGGGGCCGGCCTCGCGGGCGGCGCCATCTTCGGGCTGGCGGCTTCGACAGCCGAGCTGGGCGACAATGCAGCCAAGACCGCCGACAAGCTGGGAATTGGCATCGAGGAACTGCAAGAGCTGCGCTATGCAGCCGAGCGGTCGGGCGTCAGTACCGCTGCCTTCGACACCGCGCTCGAGAAAATGCAGAAGAACCTGGGCGAAGCTGCCACGGGAACCGGCACGGCAAAGGATGCGCTCGAGCAGCTGGGTCTGTCGGCCGAACAGCTGATCACGATGACGCCTGAAGACGCGCTGGGCGTGATCGCGGACCGCATGGGCAGCGTCGAAACCGCCGCCGAACGAGCTGCGATTGCCAACGACATCTTTGGTCGCTCGGGCGTCGGGATGATCAATATGCTGCGAGGCGGTGCGCGCGGACTGGACCAGCTGCGCGAGGCGGCGCGGCGCACAGGCTACGTGCTATCCGAACAGGCCGCCCGTGACGCCGAGGTGTTTCAGGATCAGCTGTTGGACACAAAGCTGGTCATGGCAGGCCTGAAAAACACCGTCGGCTCGGAATTGATGCCGGTGATCACTGGCTCCATGCGCCGCATTGGCGATGCTCTGGTCGCCAACCGAACCGATGTTCAGCGGTGGGCCAAGTCCTTTGCCGGTGGCGTCGAGCGCGCGCTGCCTCTCATTGGCGAGGTTGCCACCGGTCTCGGGAGGGTCACGTCGAAGGTATGGGGGCTGGCCGAAAGCACCGCGAGAATGGTCGGTGGTTGGGAAAATTTCGGCATCATGATCGGAGCGGTGCTGGCCTCGAGGACGGTGGTCCGGGTCGCGCAGTTCGGTGCCGCCGTGTTCAGCCTGGGCAAAGCGATGCTCGCCCTTACCACCACGACGCCGCTGGTTGTCGGCGGTATCCGTGCCATCGGGGCCGCGCTCATCGCGAACCCGATCGGTCTCGCAATCGCTGCAATCGCTGGCGGGGCCTTTCTGATCTACCAGAATTGGGAGAACGTCGGACCCTGGTTCATAGATCGCTGGAACGATGTGCGCACCACATTTGGCGGCTTCGCTGATTTCGTCGGAGGCGTGTTCACCGGCGATCTCGGCCGCGCCTGGGATGGTGTCAAGGCAACATGGAGCGGTGCCAATGCGTTCTGGCAAGGCATCTGGGACGGTGTCGGCGCGGTGTTCAAGGCGGCATGGTTCAACGTCATCAAGCCGGTCACAGATGCATTGGGCATCACAGAGCCCATCGAGCGGGCCTGGAGCACGCTTCAATCCGGTATCGACACAGTTCTCGGAGCCATCGGCGATGTGTTCGATACCGTCTGGGCGAATACCATCAAGCCGGTGATTGACGGGCTCGGTTCGGTCGAGAGCGTCGGCGCAGCCTGGGAAGAGATGAAAACCGCGCTGGGCTCGGTACTCGACTGGATCGGCAGCAAGTTCGAATGGCTGGACACCATCATCACGCCGGTTATCGACGGTCTGCGCTGGGCCAAGGACAAGGGCGGCGGTGTGCTGCGTGCGTTGGGTCTTGGCGACGACGACGAAAAAGGCGACGCGGCGCAGGGAAAGGCGCTGGGCGGGGCATTTCGGCCCGGATGGCTGTTGACGGGCGAACGTGGGCCCGAGCTCAAGTTCGAAAACCGGTCCGGCTATGTCGCCAACAACCGGGCCCTGCGCCAACTCGCCGGTTATGCCGACCGTGCCGGTTCCCTGTTCTCGCCGCCCCGGATCAACGAGCGGAGCGCGGGACGTGCCGCACAGGTCGAAGCGCTGTTTGCGCGAGCAGCTGTCCCGGCGCGCGCTCAGTCGGCCGCTAACCAGGTGACCCAGCATATCACCTACACGATCAACGCCGCCGGCGCGTCGGCCGAGGACGTGATCCGGCTTGTCGAACGCAAGAGCCGCATGGCGGCCGGTAACGGGCTCTTCGATCGGGCGCCCGCAACCGGGCCGTATGGGAGGTAG
- a CDS encoding phage tail protein translates to MAEVMMQLGFFQFSIDNATYQRLSRSTEYRWSRQARIGTNDALQFTGLGPETIELEGVIYPHFRGGLGQVDKMRIQASIGIPLPLVSGLGRVLGLWVVEAISEGQEVFAAQGIPHRQDFTMRMARYDGGLRTLLRFI, encoded by the coding sequence ATGGCCGAGGTCATGATGCAGCTCGGGTTCTTCCAGTTCTCGATCGACAACGCCACCTATCAGCGCCTCAGCCGTTCGACCGAGTACCGCTGGTCGCGGCAGGCACGAATCGGCACGAACGACGCGCTGCAATTCACCGGCCTGGGGCCCGAGACGATCGAGCTGGAGGGTGTGATCTATCCACATTTTCGCGGCGGCCTCGGCCAGGTCGACAAGATGCGCATTCAGGCAAGCATCGGGATCCCGCTGCCGCTGGTTTCCGGTTTGGGCCGGGTGCTGGGGCTTTGGGTGGTCGAGGCAATTTCCGAAGGCCAGGAGGTATTTGCGGCGCAGGGTATCCCGCACCGGCAGGATTTCACGATGAGGATGGCACGATATGACGGCGGTCTCCGAACTCTCCTACGTTTCATCTGA
- a CDS encoding tail protein X translates to MTAVSELSYVSSDGDVLDAIVAAHYGDILDGKVEAVLAANPGLAALGAVLEAGVRITLPDLSTSERVETEALWG, encoded by the coding sequence ATGACGGCGGTCTCCGAACTCTCCTACGTTTCATCTGACGGCGACGTGCTCGACGCGATCGTGGCGGCGCATTACGGCGACATCCTCGATGGCAAAGTCGAGGCGGTTCTCGCCGCCAACCCGGGCCTTGCGGCGCTGGGCGCGGTCCTGGAAGCCGGGGTGCGGATCACCCTGCCCGATCTCAGCACCAGCGAACGCGTGGAGACCGAAGCGCTATGGGGCTGA
- a CDS encoding phage tail sheath subtilisin-like domain-containing protein — protein sequence MPASFLHGVEVIEIDAGPRPIQTVKSSVIGIVGTAPDADAQAFPLDTPVLVAGSRKEAAGLDTVGTGNGTLPAALDGIFDQIGAVVIVVRVEEGADETETIANVVGGVNAGDGNLEGVHALVGAESVVGYSPRVLIAPGFTHQRPGELANPVVAELQGIADRLRAVIVADGPNTTDAAAYTAAGDFGSDRIYMVDPWHKVMVGETVVDQPPSARVAGLIAKVDNETGFWASPSNHLISGIIGTSRPVDFKLGDATSRANLLNENKVATTIRQNGYRLWGNRSLTADTKWVFLSVRRTADIINDSLLRAHLWAVDRGITKTYVEDVEEGVNAYLRDLVAMGAILGGKCWADPDLNSAANIQLGKVFFNFDFTPIYPAEHITFQSHLVNDYIQEVFN from the coding sequence ATGCCCGCATCCTTCCTTCACGGCGTCGAGGTTATCGAAATCGACGCAGGCCCCCGTCCGATCCAGACGGTCAAATCCTCGGTGATCGGTATCGTGGGCACCGCCCCCGACGCTGATGCCCAGGCCTTTCCGCTCGACACACCCGTCCTGGTCGCAGGCTCGCGCAAAGAGGCCGCGGGGCTAGACACAGTGGGCACCGGCAATGGCACCCTCCCCGCCGCGCTGGACGGCATCTTCGATCAGATCGGGGCCGTGGTAATTGTCGTCCGCGTCGAGGAAGGTGCCGACGAAACGGAAACGATTGCAAACGTGGTCGGTGGCGTGAACGCCGGCGACGGGAACCTCGAGGGTGTCCATGCCCTCGTGGGGGCCGAGAGCGTGGTCGGATATTCCCCTCGTGTCCTGATTGCGCCCGGCTTCACTCACCAGCGTCCCGGCGAGCTGGCAAACCCGGTTGTGGCCGAACTGCAGGGTATCGCCGATCGCTTGCGCGCCGTCATCGTTGCAGACGGCCCGAACACCACTGACGCTGCCGCCTACACCGCAGCAGGCGACTTCGGGTCCGACCGGATCTACATGGTCGATCCCTGGCACAAGGTGATGGTTGGTGAAACCGTGGTCGATCAACCCCCCTCTGCGCGTGTCGCCGGACTGATCGCCAAGGTCGACAACGAAACCGGGTTCTGGGCCTCTCCGTCCAACCATCTGATCAGCGGCATCATCGGTACCAGCCGCCCTGTCGATTTCAAGCTCGGCGATGCCACATCCCGCGCCAACCTGCTGAACGAGAACAAGGTCGCCACCACGATCCGGCAGAACGGATATCGCCTGTGGGGCAACCGGTCGCTGACCGCCGATACCAAGTGGGTGTTCCTGAGTGTCCGCCGCACCGCGGATATCATCAACGATTCGCTGCTGCGCGCGCATCTGTGGGCCGTCGATCGCGGCATCACGAAAACCTACGTCGAGGACGTCGAGGAAGGCGTGAACGCCTATCTCCGCGACCTCGTCGCAATGGGGGCAATCCTGGGCGGCAAATGCTGGGCCGACCCAGACCTCAACTCGGCTGCAAACATCCAGCTCGGCAAGGTCTTCTTCAACTTCGACTTCACGCCGATCTACCCGGCCGAGCACATCACGTTCCAGTCGCATCTCGTCAACGACTACATCCAGGAGGTCTTTAACTGA